A region of Lycium barbarum isolate Lr01 chromosome 3, ASM1917538v2, whole genome shotgun sequence DNA encodes the following proteins:
- the LOC132630809 gene encoding uncharacterized protein LOC132630809 has protein sequence MNPGEKKKVLNPNNAQSPMKKIGYDFQFRSSAELAKQYQIKREKLANDRENRAVKQQAPLSHKRKIPMSTISNAREGQSRQRLIQSKESIQQQGNGKLPMHKSTVQLSSKEVINTSNMIEKRQGEGEKQLGIHELQNVKKVKRKSVLPTTSLDLFLQQKGTHVGGEKLPDIQPVNEARSMPSPLVDEHNIELDNFDAQEEVGDDECVRDEAMDGDCYINPGTSDKKKVRGQTKCMLIHARNLQEREEVTFDKGQAVGPTDDTKQRMVDYVKTKFIIPAEGNKWVMDGLREAWRRHKKTTKERHFDVNRSIEDVVEKPPPEIPEVQFRQLIEYWMDEDVQAISQKNSENRKKQKWRHRMGSISFARVRVALRDSKENKEDPSQSEMFIATRTKKGKQVHEDSQSAIEQPGQVRCYGRSVTKGSLIKDEEINKLQQKHNNEVSTLKEEIKEMREEIPELRQLRHSFNLLVQNNPGLNVQDIPRVVGSNQPSPVDATSGQAVRGQILPYSFGSTHGLILEKEKVCDAIGGRKSI, from the exons ATGAATCcaggagaaaagaaaaaggttTTGAATCCAAACAATGCTCAAAGTCCTATGAAGAAGATAGGTTACGATTTCCAATTTCGATCGAGTGCTGAACTAGCCAAGCAATATCAGATTAAGAGAGAAAAACTTGCTAATGATCGGGAGAATAGAGCTGTGAAACAGCAAGCACCATTAAGTCATAAAAGGAAGATTCCTATGTCTACAATATCAAATGCAAGAGAAGGACAAAGTAGACAAAGGTTGATTCAATCTAAGGAGTCCATTCAGCAGCAAGGAAATGGTAAATTACCTATGCACAAATCCACAGTCCAACTGTCTTCAAAGGAAGTTATTAACACTTCAAATATGATTGAAAAAAGAcaaggagaaggagaaaaacaacttGGCATTCATGAGCTACAAAATGTCAAAAAGGTGAAGAGAAAGTCGGTCTTACCGACGACAAGTCTTGATCTTTTCCTACAACAAAAAGGAACACATGTGGGTGGAGAGAAACTACCTGATATTCAGCCAGTTAATGAGGCCAGATCTATGCCGTCCCCTCTTGTTGATGAGCATAATATTGAACTTGATAATTTTGATGCACAAGAAGAAGTTGGCGATGATGAGTGTGTTAGAGACGAAGCTATGGACGGTG atTGTTACATCAATCCAGGAACATCAGATAAGAAGAAAGTTCGAGGGCAAACAAAATGTATGCTGATTCATGCAAGAAATCTTCAGGAGAGAGAGGAGGTGACATTTGACAAAGGACAAGCCGTGGGACCAACCG ATGATACGAAACAACGAATGGTGGATTATGTTAAA ACCAAGTTCATCATTCCAGCAGAAGGAAATAAGTGGGTGATGGATGGTCTTCGTGAAGCTTGGAGACGACACAAGAAAACTACTAAGGAGAGACATTTTGATGTGAATCGTAGTATTGAAGATGTGGTAGAAAAGCCTCCCCCTGAGATACCAGAAGTTCAATTTCGCCAATTAATTGAATATTGGATGGATGAAGATGTCCAA GCCATCAGCCAAAAAAATTCTGAAAATAGAAAAAAACAAAAGTGGAGGCATCGGATGGGATCTATTAGTTTTGCAAGAGTACGCGTGGCATTG CGTGACTCTAAAGAGAACAAGGAGGATCCATCACAATCTGAAATGTTTATTGCAACTCGTACAAAAAAGGGAAAGCAAGTTCATGAAGATTCCCAAAGTGCAATA GAGCAGCCTGGTCAAGTACGATGCTATGGTAGATCAGTGACAAAAGGTTCTCTAATAAAAGATGAGGAAATCAACAAGCTCCAACAAAAGCATAACAATGAAGTCTCTACTTTGAAAGAAGAAATCAAGGAAATGAGAGAAGAAATACCAGAATTGAGGCAATTGCGACATAGCTTTAATCTATTAGTACAAAACAACCCTGGACTGAATGTTCAAGATATACCCAGGGTTGTTGGATCTAACCAACCTTCTCCAGTTGATGCTACTAGTGGACAGGCTGTTAGAGGCCAAATTCTTCCATATTCTTTTGGATCAACTCATGGACTAATTCTTGAAAAG GAGAAGGTGTGTGATGCAATTGGTGGTAGAAAGTCAATTTGA
- the LOC132630811 gene encoding uncharacterized protein LOC132630811, translated as MDLPKYSEEYSDGVQRFLDFAYSDGDPQGEEIQCPCTKCCNIPWCQRCVVYNHLICYGFVKGYSRWINHREWDFPMEVDDEVNLYDDIDGLFNDQIRDVTQAKGVYEGQNEDAKKFYKLVDEAIQELYPGCKGFSKLSFTIRLYLLKCLHGWSNASFTSLLELLKEAMLELNIPLSYNKAKSMVKDLGLDYKKIDACPNDCMLFRNEHKGDEDCPICGASQYIEYPEVDSELQSSKRSHRVAAKTLRHFPLIPRLKSLFMCSNTADKLRWHDEERSKDGKLRHPADGQAWKDFDSLHPDFAKDSRNLRLGLASDGFNPFRTMSISHSTWPVVLMVYNFPLWMSMKQEYCMLSLLISGPRSPGNDIDIYLQPLIEELKVL; from the coding sequence ATGGATTTACCAAAGTATAGCGAAGAGTATAGTGATGGTGTTCAACGTTTTTTGGACTTCGCTTATTCTGATGGAGATCCTCAAGGTGAAGAAATTCAATGTCCATGTACAAAGTGTTGTAACATCCCTTGGTGTCAAAGATGTGTAGTATATAATCATCTAATATGCTACGGTTTTGTTAAAGGTTACTCAAGATGGATTAATCATAGGGAATGGGACTTTCCAATGGAAGTTGATGATGAAGTTAACTTATATGATGACATCGATGGGTTGTTCAATGATCAAATTAGAGATGTTACACAAGCTAAAGGAGTTTATGAAGGCCAAAATGAAGATGCCAAAAAATTCTATAAGTTAGTTGATGAGGCAATCCAAGAATTATATCCTGGTTGTAAAGGATTCTCTAAATTATCATTCACAATTCGACTATATTTGTTAAAGTGTCTACATGGATGGAGTAATGCATCCTTTACTTCCCtcttggagttgttgaaagaggCGATGCTTGAGTTGAACATTCCTTTATCCTATAATAAAGCCAAGTCTATGGTAAAGGATCTAGGTCTTGATTATAAAAAAATTGATGCATGTCCCAATGACTGCATGTTGTTTAGGAATGAACATAAAGGTGATGAAGATTGTCCTATTTGTGGAGCTTCACAATATATTGAATATCCTGAAGTAGATAGCGAGCTTCAGTCTTCCAAAAGATCTCATCGTGTTGCTGCTAAAACTTTGAGACACTTTCCATTAATTCCTAGACTCAAAAGTCTATTTATGTGCTCAAACACAGCGGATAAATTGAGGTGGCATGACGAGGAGCGGTCCAAAGATGGAAAGTTAAGGCACCCTGCTGATGGCCAAGCATGGAAAGACTTTGATAGCCTTCATCCAGATTTTGCAAAAGATTCTCGCAATCTGAGACTTGGCTTGGCAAGTGACGGATTCAATCCATTTCGGACCATGAGCATATCTCATAGTACATGGCCAGTTGTCTTAATGGTGTATAATTTTCCTCTTTGGATGTCCATGAAACAAGAATATTGCATGCTTTCTTTGCTTATATCTGGTCCGCGATCTCCTGGAAATGACATTGACATTTATTTGCAGCCATTAATAGAAGAGTTGAAGGTATTGTGA